The DNA region ATACCAACCCAGCCCCCGACAGCGTCGGCATCCGGGTCGCCAAGGACGGGCCCTATTACGTGGAAAATGTCGCCTTTGCGGGTGGCGCATTTGTTGAGGGCTCACAAGGCTCCACCCAGAAATACGCGCTGTGCCGCTGCGGCCTGTCCTCCACCAAACCGTTTTGCGACGGCACGCATCTGGATGCGGGCTGGACCGACGAAAGCTAACTGCCCGCCGAAGCGCGCCCTGAAAGGCTGACCCGATGGATACCAGACTTCCCCCCTATGCCACATTCGGCCAGCGCCTTTGGTTCTACGGTTTCCGGGTCATTTGCGGGCTGATCTTCTTCTTCCTGATCGCGCCGATCCTCACCATCATCCCGCTCAGCTTCAACGCCGAGGATTTCTTTACTTTCACGCCCGGCATGCTGGCGCTCGATCCCGAGGCCTACAGCTTGCGCCACTACCGCGCGTTCTTCGGGGAGGATGGCTATCCCTGGATCGGCCTGCTGATCGGTCTGGGCCTTGGGGTGGCGATCACCGTGGTTTTGAAGGTGTGGAAGGGCAGCACCAACTACTTTCCCATCTTCATCTTCGCGATCATTGGCCTGATTGTCGGCAAACTTTCGGGCCTTGAGGGGGAGGAGTGGATGACGCCGATGCGCAACTCCCTCCGGATCGCCCCAGTCGCGACGCTTCTGTCGGTGGGGTTCGGGACGCTGGCGGCCATCGGCCTGTCGCAAAGTCATGTGCCGTTCAAGGGCGCGATCATGGCGATCCTGATCTCGCCCATGATTGTGCCGCTGATCATCTCTGCGGCGGGGATGTATTTCTTCTATTCGCGCATTGGCCTACAGGGCACCTTCATGGGCGTGGTTCTAGCCCATGCGGCATTGGGCATTCCCTTCGTAATCATCACCGT from Jannaschia sp. CCS1 includes:
- a CDS encoding ABC transporter permease encodes the protein MDTRLPPYATFGQRLWFYGFRVICGLIFFFLIAPILTIIPLSFNAEDFFTFTPGMLALDPEAYSLRHYRAFFGEDGYPWIGLLIGLGLGVAITVVLKVWKGSTNYFPIFIFAIIGLIVGKLSGLEGEEWMTPMRNSLRIAPVATLLSVGFGTLAAIGLSQSHVPFKGAIMAILISPMIVPLIISAAGMYFFYSRIGLQGTFMGVVLAHAALGIPFVIITVTATLVGFDRSLTRAAANLGANPVTTFFRIQMPLILPGVISGGLFAFITSFDEVVVVIFVGSAGQQTLPWQMFTGLREQISPTILAAATVLVAISVILLTVVELLRQRSERLRGIAPH